From a single Aspergillus puulaauensis MK2 DNA, chromosome 2, nearly complete sequence genomic region:
- a CDS encoding putative NRPS-like protein biosynthetic cluster (COG:Q;~EggNog:ENOG410PIAK;~InterPro:IPR000873,IPR020845,IPR009081,IPR006162, IPR036291,IPR027417,IPR036736,IPR018247,IPR020806, IPR013120,IPR042099,IPR006001;~PFAM:PF00501,PF01583,PF01073,PF13671,PF00550, PF01370,PF07993;~SMCOG1002:AMP-dependent synthetase and ligase;~antiSMASH:Cluster_2.10;~go_function: GO:0016301 - kinase activity [Evidence IEA];~go_function: GO:0031177 - phosphopantetheine binding [Evidence IEA];~go_process: GO:0005975 - carbohydrate metabolic process [Evidence IEA]), producing the protein MASLATPRPVTPSSAPSSDALTPDSNASPATSATEVEERAIYTIDDLLRARAEGDKADEPIVAYPLKGTDYAYYTPRELHHLVEAAAVQYARVIPQRRTSNDPVQVVGLLGPSDFEYLIALLAVSRLGHTVLLLSTRIAEDAYVSLVENTKASFLIAYPGFQAIAKNVAQRTGIVLQPVLAPGDYTDATTELPGAQLDGPVENKHITWIIHSSGSTGHPKPIFQTHSGALKNYANNFGLRGFITLPLYHAHGISCLFRAIHSQKLIYMYNADLPLTGPYLLTTLQEHLEIEVLYAVPYGLKLLSESEESMKVLARLELVMFGGSSCPKPIGDKLAQNGVRLVSHYGTTETGQLMTSFRERSDIDWDYVRPGPTLLPYIRWEEQMPGIYELCVLEGWPSKVASNRPDGAYATKDLFEKHPTKENAWRYYARFDDTLVLENGEKANPLVIEGVARNHSNVGEAVAFGSNRSRLGLLLIRAERCVGETDDQIVDSVLPAIEKCNAESPAYAYISRDMIRVLPSDTVYRKTDKGTVIRSAFYRDFAEQINQVYDQEDASGNQVLEGDELTTFLRNSLLDVASIERSALQDSTDVFSLGVDSLQSLRLRSIILKTLSLGGQKLSQNFVFENPSIQAMAGELTRSRLGSGPQLQTPVEDLMTELIERYSRDFKEHVPVPRSDDGEYVVVTGATGSLGAHIVAQLVQSEHVRKVYCLVRAQSPLSAFHRVRESLHARFLLSDLNPDAERKIVALPADLSNKVRLGLDEAVHQDIISSVTAVMHCAWSVNFNWALESFEQSCIAATRNLLDLCLETRGPHPAKFSFCSSVSTVARTPGNWVPEALPESLKYAQSMGYAQSKLVTEHIVNRACRETALSSRVLRVGQIIADTKHGIWNATEAIPMIFQTAETINALPLLDDVLSWTPVDTIASSVIEATLSSKAAEVMNVTNPNLNHWTQDLLPLLKQAGLTFDALPKREWLARLRASTPDPTINPPIKLLNFFENKYDNDSPARILLYDTKKCQSAAPSLRNAAGLNQDVVIRFIQYFRRKTWSSPCLRQSSSHNVMFLTGPCGSGKSTAALSLATKFNAPTIEGDDLHSRVSRAKMASGTPLSDLDRWEWLSHIRGAVMDRLFQPSGLAGVVVTCSALKRAYRDELRKLAYLLENPVNVTFIHLSVGEERKAELKERLVLRSKKEGHYMESTMVDSQLEALENPEVDERDVVVVDAAGEKESVLGEVEAVARGVLV; encoded by the exons ATGGCGTCACTAGCTACACCACGACCGGTgactccatcttcagcacCCTCAAGTGATGCCTTGACACCGGATAGCAATGCGTCGCCTGCGACTTCAGCGACGGAAGTTGAGGAACGCGCGATATACACAATCGATGACCTTTTGCGGGCTCGCGCAGAGGGTGATAAGGCTGATGAGCCTATTGTGGCATATCCACTAAAGGGGACGGACTATGCATACTATACACCGCGCGAG CTGCACCACCTAGTCGAGGCCGCAGCGGTCCAATACGCACGTGTGATTCCGCAACGGCGGACATCTAATGATCCTGTGCAAGTTGTTGGCTTACTCGGTCCTTCGGACTTTGAGTACCTGATCGCATTACTTGCTGTTTCTCGACTCGGACATACGGTTCTTCTACTATCGACAAGAATTGCCGAGGACGCTTATGTCAGTTTGGTTGAAAACACCAAAGCTTCGTTCCTCATCGCGTATCCTGGGTTTCAAGCCATCGCAAAAAATGTAGCCCAGCGAACAGGAATTGTCCTGCAGCCGGTGCTTGCGCCAGGTGACTATACCGACGCTACGACGGAACTCCCGGGCGCTCAACTGGATGGCCCAGTTGAGAATAAACATATTACATGGATTATTCATTCCAGCGGATCGACTGGCCATCCAAAACCTATTTTCCAAACCCATTCGGGGGCCTTGAAAAATTATGCCAATAATTTTGGTCTTCGAGGTTTTATTACGCTGCCTCTTTACCATGCACATGGGATCAGTTGCCTCTTCCGAGCCATACACTCCCAGAAACTGATATACATGTATAATGCGGACCTTCCGTTGACGGGCCCGTATCTGCTTACGACACTTCAGGAGCATCTGGAGATCGAAGTTCTCTATGCTGTTCCTTATGGTCTGAAACTGCTTTCTGAGTCTGAAGAAAGTATGAAGGTACTTGCACGGTTAGAACTGGTGATGTTCGGTGGCTCATCCTGTCCAAAACCAATTGGTGATAAGCTTGCTCAGAATGGAGTCCGGCTTGTTTCTCACTACGGTACTACAGAAACGGGCCAGCTCATGACTTCGTTTCGCGAGCGCTCGGATATTGACTGGGATTATGTTCGACCAGGGCCGACGTTGCTACCCTATATTCGATGGGAGGAGCAGATGCCTGGAATCTATGAACTCTGCGTTCTTGAAGGTTGGCCGTCAAAGGTGGCGAGTAACCGGCCAGATGGAGCATATGCTACTAAGGATTTATTTGAGAAACATCCAACAAAGGAGAACGCATGGCGATATTATGCTCGCTTCGATGATACGCTTGTGCTGGAGAACGGTGAGAAAGCAAACCCATTGGTGATTGAGGGGGTTGCCCGCAATCATTCAAATGTAGGAGAAGCCGTTGCCTTTGGTTCAAACAGGTCCAGGCTTGGGTTACTTTTGATTCGCGCCGAACGGTGCGTTGGTGAAACGGATGATCAAATAGTCGACTCCGTACTCCCGGCAATTGAAAAATGCAACGCAGAGAGCCCTGCCTACGCATATATTTCACGAGATATGATCCGCGTTTTGCCTTCGGATACAGTTTACCGAAAGACGGATAAGGGCACTGTCATTCGCTCTGCTTTCTACCGTGATTTCGCGGAGCAGATTAACCAGGTTTATGACCAGGAGGACGCGAGTGGAAATCAAGTATTGGAAGGTGATGAGTTAACTACTTTCCTCCGAAACAGCCTTCTCGACGTTGCCTCAATTGAGCGTTCTGCATTACAGGATTCAACGGATGTGTTTAGCTTAGGCGTGGACAGCCTACAGTCTCTCCGTCTGCGAAGTATTATCTTGAAGACACTGAGCCTTGGTGGCCAGAAGCTTTCCCAGAACTTCGTTTTCGAAAACCCATCGATTCAGGCCATGGCCGGTGAGCTCACTCGGTCAAGACTGGGCAGCGGTCCTCAGCTGCAAACACCGGTCGAGGACCTGATGACCGAACTTATCGAAAGATACAGTCGTGATTTCAAGGAGCATGTTCCAGTTCCAAGGAGCGACGACGGTGAATATGTCGTTGTGACTGGCGCCACCGGCTCTCTGGGTGCACATATTGTTGCCCAGTTAGTTCAATCAGAGCATGTCCGCAAAGTATACTGTCTCGTTCGCGCTCAGTCGCCTTTATCAGCATTCCATCGAGTACGAGAAAGCCTACATGCCAGGTTTCTACTGTCTGACCTCAACCCCGATGCAGAACGCAAAATCGTTGCATTGCCCGCAGACCTTTCGAACAAGGTCCGTCTAGGGCTAGACGAGGCAGTGCACCAGGATATTATTAGCTCCGTCACCGCAGTGATGCATTGTGCTTGGTCTGTCAACTTCAACTGGGCTCTAGAGAGCTTTGAACAGAGCTGTATCGCAGCTACTCGTAACCTGCTAGATCTCTGCCTGGAAACACGAGGCCCTCACCCAGCGAAGTTCTCGTTCTGTTCATCTGTCAGTACAGTTGCTCGCACACCTGGAAACTGGGTTCCAGAAGCTCTCCCAGAGTCTCTTAAATATGCGCAGTCCATGGGGTATGCTCAATCAAAACTGGTAACTGAGCACATAGTAAATCGGGCATGTCGCGAAACCGCACTTTCATCGCGGGTCCTACGTGTTGGTCAAATTATAGCTGATACCAAGCATGGCATCTGGAACGCCACTGAGGCTATCCCTATGATTTTTCAAACGGCCGAAACTATCAACGCCCTTCCTCTCCTGGACGATGTCCTTTCATGGACGCCCGTCGACACTATCGCATCCAGCGTCATCGAGGCAACACTTTCCTCAAAAGCGGCAGAGGTCATGAATGTCACGAACCCAAACCTCAACCACTGGACTCAAGACCTTCTACCTCTTCTAAAGCAAGCCGGTCTAACCTTCGATGCTCTCCCTAAACGCGAATGGCTTGCCCGTCTCCGCGCCTCAACTCCTGATCCAACAATTAACCCACCaatcaagctcctcaacttcttcgaAAACAAATATGATAATGACTCACCAGCACGGATCCTTTTATACGACACGAAGAAATGTCAGTCCGCTGCCCCATCTCTTCGCAATGCGGCAGGCCTGAACCAGGACGTTGTAATTCGGTTTATACAGTATTTCCGCCGAAAAACTTGGTCTTCTCCTTGTTTGAGGCAGTCTTCATCTCACAATGTGATGTTCCTAACTGGTCCTTGTGGCTCCGGCAAATCTACCGCTGCTCTTTCACTTGCGACAAAGTTTAACGCCCCTACAATAGAAGGGGATGATCTGCACTCCCGTGTCTCCCGTGCGAAGATGGCGTCGGGAACCCCCCTATCGGATCTTGATAGATGGGAATGGTTATCTCACATTCGTGGAGCTGTTATGGACCGTTTATTCCAGCCGTCCGGGTTGGCAGGAGTGGTAGTTACGTGTTCCGCGCTGAAGAGGGCCTACCGTGACGAGCTACGAAAGCTAGCGTACCTACTCGAGAATCCTGTGAACGTCACATTCATCCATTTATCTGTTGGGGAGGAACGCAAAGCAGAGCTTAAGGAGCGATTGGTCCTGAGATCGAAAAAGGAGGGGCACTACATGGAGTCAACTATGGTCGATTCGCAGCTAGAGGCATTAGAGAACCCGGAGGTCGACGAAAgggatgtggttgttgttgatgcggcCGGCGAGAAGGAATCGGTGTTGGGAGAAGTGGAAGCAGTTGCAAGGGGTGTTTTAGTATAA
- a CDS encoding uncharacterized protein (COG:S;~EggNog:ENOG410Q2JQ;~InterPro:IPR036864,IPR007219,IPR001138;~PFAM:PF00172,PF04082;~TransMembrane:1 (o542-561i);~antiSMASH:Cluster_2.10;~go_function: GO:0000981 - DNA-binding transcription factor activity, RNA polymerase II-specific [Evidence IEA];~go_function: GO:0003677 - DNA binding [Evidence IEA];~go_function: GO:0008270 - zinc ion binding [Evidence IEA];~go_process: GO:0006351 - transcription, DNA-templated [Evidence IEA];~go_process: GO:0006355 - regulation of transcription, DNA-templated [Evidence IEA]): MDTDERTSQRPDAILASGETPSSVASRSTPDTRQRKSRKVTRACDACKSKKKACTGNIPCVPCIRRKVDCTYDTSYHRGIAVTPPSSNSRPRHDPPALRKTTQDAESEPTTPYAPPDRRLSTDVIDQYWGPTSAHSFLDQAVRDLPATQSNVVSGSRGSDRASDASIFHFGDRIAPEVQLANFTWPDRAEAEGLVRRYFEFACPTYRTLHQPTIEGAVNELYGEETRYVDRDLLIGESSAYYAVLLMVFSTATMYRPDANGRITDADDAGWKTSELYFVKAEQLLSQEIGAPRLESVQARFLMVLYLLSTSRANKAWFTLGTAIQLMMALGFHNRRARKDNDGRDLVQRECRRRIIWSSYTLDKYISVILGRPRLWHDGDMDEELPARVNDIDLLPTRIQSPQRDCVMDAPVLHALLARTLSQAAKEPYVVAGISNRDQLNTIRVLCANVDEWHVGLPPILSGDIHPSSLVPVFQRQLTVLQLARYHLLMFITRPLLLRNYGQIWPDCEASYVHYLGICLTAARDAIEMVLTFVRENQLFHAFWYSQYIAFNALSIIYIYLIQVRRGRINPISNSFGHSSGDINLSSLDEQTLYNLSETAQYHLANATVRNSPSWKYSAILQGLRRELERLGLRSPFVESTSAHPGPSHSRNLPSTLDPESDTRPMSANPSRRHLQNAEELTTDYSLVEPDETFVPFSGVSRDDAYFADPRTECLFDSFASDKDLMLDFWPQLDSLPITYMG, translated from the exons ATGGACACTGATGAAAGAACTTCTCAACGTCCCGACGCGATTCTAGCCTCTGGAGAGACACCCTCTTCGGTGGCTTCACGCTCCACCCCAGACACCCGGCAGCGGAAATCGCGAAAAGTGACACGAGCCTGCGATGCTTGCAAGTCCAAAAAGAAAGCGTGCACTGGGAACATCCCTTGTGTTCCATGCATCCGTCGCAAGGTGGACTGTACGTACGACACGAGCTATCATCGCGGCATCGCAGTGACTCCTCCCTCGTCCAACTCGCGCCCAAGACACGATCCCCCAGCTCTCCGAAAGACTACACAGGATGCTGAAAGTGAACCAACGACGCCATATGCCCCACCGGATCGAAGACTCTCAACAGATGTTATCGATCAGTACTGGGGGCCGACTTCAGCGCACTCGTTCCTGGACCAGGCAGTGCGCGATCTCCCGGCGACCCAGTCGAATGTGGTATCGGGCTCGCGAGGCTCAGACCGTGCCTCGGACGCCTCTATATTCCACTTTGGTGACCGCATCGCTCCAGAAGTCCAACTTGCGAATTTTACATGGCCGGACCGAGCAGAGGCAGAAGGTCTGGTCCGCCGATATTTCGAGTTCGCCTGTCCGACCTACCGGACATTACACCAGCCAACAATCGAGGGAGCGGTCAATGAGCTATATGGAGAGGAAACGCGATATGTTGACCGCGATTTGTTGATCGGAGAATCATCCGCCTACTACGCCGTACTTTTGATGGTTTTCAGCACGGCGACCATGTATCGTCCGGATGCAAACGGTCGTATAACAGACGCAGATGATGCTGGCTGGAAAACCAGTGAACTCTACTTCGTTAAAGCGGAGCAACTACTTTCCCAGGAGATAGGTGCACCGAGGCTTGAATCGGTCCAGGCACGATTTCTCATGGTACTCTACTTGTTGAGCACCTCGCGCGCGAACAAAGCTTGGTTCACGCTCGGTACAGCAATCCAACTGATGATGGCTCTAGGGTTCCATAACAGGCGCGCCAGAAAGGATAACGACGGCAGAGATCTCGTACAACGAGAGTGTCGCCGACGAATTATATGGAGCTCATACACTCTTGACAAATACATCAGTGTCATTCTGGGGAGGCCGCGCTTGTGGCACGATGGggacatggacgaggagcttCCGGCTCGAGTGAACGATATTGATCTCTTACCCACAAGAATCCAAAGCCCACAACGAGATTGTGTAATGGATGCTCCAGTGCTTCACGCGCTGTTGGCTAGAACGCTCTCCCAGGCCGCAAAGGAGCCCTACGTAGTGGCTGGCATCTCCAACAGAGACCAGCTCAATACCATCAGGGTCTTGTGCGCCAATGTCGATGAGTGGCATGTTGGACTACCGCCCATCTTGTCCGGAGATATTCACCCTAGCAGCCTAGTTCCGGTATTCCAGCGTCAACTCACAGTCCTACAGCTGGCACGCTATCACCTCCTCATGTTTATCACCCGGCCATTGCTTCTTCGTAACTACGGACAGATCTGGCCTGACTGTGAAGCTAGCTATGTGCATTATCTTGGAATTTGTTTGACCGCAGCCCGAGACGCAATTGAGATGGTTCTCACCTTCGTCCGTGAAAACCAGTTATTCCACGCGTTCTGGTATTCTCAGTATATCGCGTTCAATGCTctttctattatatatatctaccttATTCAGGTACGACGTGGAAGAATTAACCCCATAAGCAACAGTTTCGGTCACTCATCGGGCGATATCAATTTGTCTTCTCTTGATGAGCAAACTTTATACAACCTATCCGAGACGGCCCAATACCATCTTGCCAATGCCACGGTGCGGAACTCACCATCCTGGAAGTACAGTGCTATTCTGCAAGGTCTTAGACGAGAGCTGGAACGCTTAGGTTTAAGATCCCCCTTTGTCGAAAGTACCAGTGCACATCCTGGGCCAAGTCATTCCAGGAACCTCCCTTCAACTCTCGACCCCGAGAGCGACACCAGACCAATGTCTGCTAATCCAAGTCGTCGTCACTTACAAAATGCGGAAGAATTAACAACTGATTATTCGCTTGTCGAACCGGATGAAACTTTCGTCCCATTCTCTGGCGTGTCTCGAGATGACGCTTACTTTGCGGATCCGCGGACGGAGTGCTTATTTGATAGCTTTGCGTCGGATAAAGACCTGATGCTTGATTTTTGGCCGCAACTCGATAGTTTACCCATTA CCTATATGGGATGA
- a CDS encoding uncharacterized protein (antiSMASH:Cluster_2.10), translating into MVQTRSDLKRKATDLQCSPQFVRAEKPPDEQFEKERAFERKYGSGFIMQHPRYHQLMRGITALITNGADEWAFDLRDLERSHQITRMVALGWTLEYLIPDISVLPEYQIHRLITRADGFCAQMDWAKLRSLLPPTAAAHFGDLMGELLIHLAIHERFFERPFWYLDGKRGPDDPNEDPEFATKLQYLFERFYKTNPRYGVLWKMQTQRLANSGICHRAQDVEFGQYNAKRHESVLAGFADDLLASEPFCWLLRDSYPNTSPQAEKRRDELVEVLRKGLETMIKCETWTNGQPVLRGIAELGGVWSADKSAAKSLHPYTWRPRHELYNGQRILFVPRPGLVYVDSLDCYGFLPQLSVADVCEAEVIPAYIPRDDEEESDTSDDDEKDGKKDVGDEEWREEKNA; encoded by the exons ATGGTCCAAACTCGCTCTGATTTGAAGCGAAAGGCTACGGACTTGCAGTGCTCCCCTCAGTTTGTCAGGGCTGAAAAGCCGCCAGATGAGCAGTTTGAAAAGGAAAGGGCTTTTGAAAGGAAATACGGGAGCGGCTTTATCATGCAGCATCCTAGGTACCATCAGCTCATGAGAGGAATAACCGCGCTCATCACCAATGGGGCGGACGAATGGGCATTCGACTTGAGAGATCTGGAAAGGAGCCATCAAATTACTCGCATGGTGGCTCTTGGTTGGACTCTTGAGTATTTGATCCCAGATATCAGTGTCCTGCCAGAATACCAGATTCATCGCCTGATTACTCGTGCCGATGGTTTCTGCGCACAAATGGATTGGGCCAAACTTCGATCCTTACTGCCTCccactgcagctgctcacTTCGGTGATCTCATGGGGGAGCTTCTAATACATCTGGCAATCCACGAGCGCTTCTTCGAGAGACCTTTCTGGTACCTGGACGGTAAGCGAGGCCCAGATGACCCCAACGAGGATCCCGAATTTGCGACGAAACTCCAGTACCTTTTCGAGCGCTTCTACAAAA CCAACCCAAGATACGGAGTCCTATGGAAAATGCAAACCCAGCGACTCGCCAACTCAGGAATTTGTCACCGAGCCCAAGACGTTGAATTCGGCCAGTACAATGCTAAACGGCACGAATCAGTGCTGGCCGGTTTTGCGGATGACTTGCTAGCCAGCGAGCCGTTTTGCTGGCTACTGAGGGACTCTTACCCGAACACCTCCCCGCAGGCCGAGAAAAGACGAGATGAACTTGTCGAGGTTCTCCGGAAGGGCCTCGAAACCATGATCAAATGCGAAACCTGGACAAACGGCCAGCCTGTGCTTCGCGGGATTGCCGAGTTGGGTGGAGTCTGGAGTGCCGACAAATCGGCGGCAAAATCCCTCCACCCATACACCTGGAGGCCTCGACACGAATTGTACAATGGGCAACGGATTCTGTTTGTTCCACGACCGGGTCTCGTTTATGTGGATAGTCTTGATTGTTATGGGTTTCTGCCGCAACTCAGTGTGGCTGATGTATGCGAGGCGGAGGTGATACCAGCATATATACCCagagacgacgaagaagagagcgACACttcggatgatgatgaaaaGGATGGTAAGAAAGATGTTGGTGATGAGGAATGGCGtgaggagaagaatgccTAG
- a CDS encoding putative short chain dehydrogenase (COG:Q;~EggNog:ENOG410PHZV;~InterPro:IPR002347,IPR036291,IPR020904;~PFAM:PF00106,PF13561,PF08659,PF01370;~SMCOG1001:short-chain dehydrogenase/reductase SDR;~antiSMASH:Cluster_2.10;~go_function: GO:0016491 - oxidoreductase activity [Evidence IEA];~go_process: GO:0055114 - oxidation-reduction process [Evidence IEA]) produces the protein MSVSIETTSIPVVPVKQEAALSVAGGNRLPEFSLAGKVVCVSGAARGLGLTQAEALLEAGARVYALDRLEEPSPEFYDIQKRAKEELGTDFHYRRIDVRDTELLHNTIEAIANTEGRMDGLVAAAGIQQETPALDYTSQDANRMFEVNVTGVMMTAQAVAKQMIRFGNGGSIALIASMSGTIANRGLICSAYNASKAAVIQLARNLASEWGQYNIRVNTISPGYIVTAMVEQLFLQYPERRDEWPKHNMLGRLSSPQEYRGAAVFLLSDASSFMTGSDLRMDGGHAAW, from the exons ATGTCTGTCTCCATTGAAACCACTTCCATCCCTGTGGTGCCTGTCAAACAGGAGGCAGCACTATCTGTGGCCGGCGGCAACAGACTTCCCGAGTTCAGCCTGGCTGGAAAGGTCGTTTGTGTTTCTGGCGCTGCTCGTGGTCTTGGTTTGACCCAGGCAGAGGCCCtgcttgaagctggtgcCCGCGTCTACGCTCTGGACCGTCTTGAGGAGCCC TCGCCTGAATTCTACGACATCCAGAAGCGTGCCAAGGAAGAACTGGGCACTGATTTCCATTACCGCCGCATCGATGTTCGTGACACAGAACTTCTGCACAACACCATCGAAGCGATTGCCAACACCGAGGGTCGTATGGACGGCCtagttgctgctgccggaATCCAGCAGGAGACCCCGGCCCTGGATTATACATCACAGGATGCGAACAGAATGTTTGAAGTCAATGTTACTGGTGTTATGATGACCGCCCAAGCAGTTGCCAAACAGATGATTCGCTTTGGAAACGGAGGAAGCATTGCACTAATTGCCAGCATGAGCGGTACTATTGCCAATCGG GGCCTCATCTGCTCTGCTTACAACGCCAGCAAAGCTGCCGTTATCCAACTCGCCCGCAACCTCGCGTCCGAGTGGGGCCAGTACAATATCCGGGTCAACACTATCTCTCCCGGCTATATTGTCACTGCCATGGTCGAGCAGCTCTTTTTGCAGTACCCTGAACGCCGCGATGAGTGGCCCAAGCACAACATGCTCGGACGCCTGTCCTCCCCTCAGGAGTACCGGGGGGCCgctgtcttcctcctcagtgACGCTAGCAGTTTCATGACAGGAAGCGACCTGCGCATGGACGGTGGCCATGCCGCTTGGTAG
- a CDS encoding uncharacterized protein (COG:S;~EggNog:ENOG410PRU3;~antiSMASH:Cluster_2.10), translating into MGSSASKPARSAAQAASRRQYPKQPAAPSPATASQSPAANAPRRPPPPAPSPASREPNIPPQTPAQGPTYHSKEKASTEKSSAIDLDGRDPHFAASLRSIGAVKPSPTFSHSSTFNQTQQGQDHHPVQPHSPTVFPTASNPALLVVTARQRATREAESEAEEMGRGGFSGRRYLDALTIRQALAMRDRQGLPEGEIERTLRLKQGAVGRIGGRNGVFGVP; encoded by the exons ATGGGCTCATCCGCTTCCAAACCAGCGCGCTCGGCCGCCCAGGCCGCCTCACGCCGCCAATACCCCAAACAACCAGCCGCCCCTTCacccgcaacagcatcacaaagcccagcagcaaacgCCCCCCGACGACCACCTCCACCTGCCCCCTCCCCAGCATCTAGAGAACCAAATATCCCACCGCAGACTCCCGCGCAGGGTCCAACATATCATTCCAAGGAGAAGGCTTCAACTGAGAAATCATCCG CAATTGACCTCGACGGCCGCGACCCGCACTTCGCCGCCTCCCTCCGCTCCATCGGCGCCGTCAAGCCCTCCCCCACATTCTCACATTCAAGCACATTCAACCAAACACAACAAGGCCAAGACCATCATCCAGTACAACCGCATTCGCCGACCGTATTCCCCACAGCGTCGAATCCAgcgctcctcgtcgtcacgGCGCGGCAGCGGGCTACAAGAGAGGCTGAGTCTGAAGctgaggagatggggagaGGCGGATTTTCGGGACGCAGATATTTGGATGCGTTAACGATTAGGCAGGCTCTGGCTATGCGAGATAGACAGGGGCTTCCGGAGGGGGAGATTGAGAGGACGTTGAGACTGAAGCAGGGAGCTGTGGGGAGGATTGGGGGCAGGAATGGGGTTTTTGGGGTTCCATGA
- a CDS encoding uncharacterized protein (COG:C;~EggNog:ENOG410PFVQ;~InterPro:IPR018170,IPR020471,IPR036812,IPR023210;~PFAM:PF00248;~SMCOG1039:aldo/keto reductase family oxidoreductase;~antiSMASH:Cluster_2.10;~go_function: GO:0016491 - oxidoreductase activity [Evidence IEA];~go_process: GO:0055114 - oxidation-reduction process [Evidence IEA]), whose protein sequence is MSLPSHFTLNTGAKIPAVGFGTWQAKPLEVEHAVEVALKQGYRHIDCAAIYRNETEVGNGIRKSGVLREEIFITGKLWNTKHAPEDVESALDKTLKDLGTEYLDLYLMHWPCAFKSGDKWFPLDNKGVFELADVDYTTTYKAMEKLIATGKVRAIGVSNFNVRRLEKLLSQVTVVPAANQIEAHPYLQQPDLLRFCQSKGIIIEAYSPLGNNQTGEPRTVDDPAVHTVAGQLNMDLGPLLASWGVQRGTVVLSKSVTPSRISANLQVKHLPEDAFATLSALERHKRFNFPAFWGYDIFEEAGEEAVRKAALDAAAVNKTKFTV, encoded by the exons ATGTCTCTTCCGTCTCATttcaccctcaacaccggTGCCAAGATCCCAGCTGTGGGATTCGGAACATGGCAAGCCAAGCCGTTAGAGGTGGAACACGCAGTCGAGGTTGCGCTGAAGCAAGGTTACCGCCATATCGATTGCGCTGCTATTTACCGTAACGAGACAGAGGTTGGAAATGGTATTCGCAAGTCCGGCGTGCTTCGCGAGGAAATCTTCATAACAGGCAAGCTGTGGAACACGAAACATGCGCCAGAAGACGTCGAGTCTGCACTGGATAAGACACTGAAAGATCTGGGCACGGAGTATCTTGACCTTTACCTTATGCACTGGCCTTG CGCCTTCAAATCCGGTGACAAGTGGTTTCCCTTGGACAACAAAGGCGTCTTTGAACTAGCCGATGTTGACTATACTACTACATACAAGGCTATGGAGAAACTGATAGCCACCGGAAAAGTCCGCGCTATAGGTGTCTCAAACTTCAACGTCCGTCGTCTCGAAAAGCTTTTAAGCCAAGTCACCGTCGTCCCCGCTGCCAACCAAATTGAAGCGCATCCGTACCTCCAACAAccggatcttcttcgcttctGTCAAAGCAAAGGGATCATTATCGAAGCCTACTCACCACTAGGGAACAACCAGACCGGTGAACCGCGTACAGTCGATGACCCGGCGGTTCACACCGTTGCGGGACAGCTCAACATGGACCTCGGACCGCTCCTGGCGAGCTGGGGTGTGCAGCGCGGAACCGTCGTCTTGTCCAAGAGTGTCACGCCGTCCCGGATTTCAGCCAATCTTCAGGTTAAGCATCTTCCTGAAGACGCCTTCGCGACTCTCTCAGCCCTCGAGCGTCATAAGCGGTTTAACTTCCCAGCCTTCTGGGGGTATGACATTTTCGAGGAGGCTGGCGAAGAAGCTGTGCGGAAGGCTGcgttggatgctgctgctgtgaaTAAAACAAAGTTTACTGTTTAA